GGGCCTCCAGAGCGACCGCGTCCGCGGTCATGGCCCCGGCTCGCAGAGCCGCGGCCAGGCCGGCGACGACATGCTCGTGGGGCAGATGACGCCCCAGCAGGAGAACCTCGATCAGGGCCCGGGTGCCGTCCCGCTCGCCATGGATCCTGCGGGCCTGGTCCCACCAAGCGTCGTGGACCGGGGTGAACCTGCCTGCTGAACGGGCCTGTTCGAGGGCAGTGGAGCCCGGGAAGGCACCGGGCTTGCGAACCAGGACTTCCAAGTAGTGGTCCAGGTCCAGCCGGACGGCGCCCTTCGCGATCAGCCGCTCGTGACGGGCCACTTCCACGTTCTGGTCGTAAACCACCAGATGAGAGGCGTGCAGTACAACCCGCACGCGTTTGCCGATCAGCCGGATCGGGACCGAGTAGCGGTTGGTGCGGACCGGAATCTGGCCGTAGCGGTCGACCCGCGGGGTGAACACCCGGCCCGTCTCGAACGGTTCCTCGGGCAGCGGCATCAGCAGTGGCTGTTCGAGTGCAAAGTACTCCGCGACCGTCTTGGGCCTGGACCCGATGCGGCCGGCGTCGTCCTGCCGGTCCCACTGTTCGACCATCTCGTTCAGCTCGGCGAGCGAGGAGACTTCGGGGACGGGAACGAAGTGGTTGCGGCGGAAGTAGCCGATCATCCCTTCGACTCCGCCCTTCTCGTGGGCGCCTTCGATGCCGGGCCGGCAGTAGAAGCTCTCGATGCCGAAGTGCGAGCGGAAGGCGATCCACCGGTCGGCCTCAACTCTTCCCCGGCTCTGCCCCAGCACCCTGGCGACGGCGGCCTTCAGGTTGTCGTAGCGGACCTTGGTCCTCGGCACTCCGCCCAGAGTCCGCAGTGCGTGGACGTGGCCTTCGAAGAAGGCTTCCTGGCCGCAGGAGGCGAACACGCGGTGGACGGCCTTGCCCGAGTACGACAGCCGGAAGGAGAACAGATAGCAGGTCACCAGCTCGCCGGCCAGTCGCACGGTCACGTCACCGAAGTCGACCTCCGCCTCATGGCCGGGCAAGTGAGTCTGCGGAACGAATGCCTCGAGTGGCGCTTTGCCCGACTCGACCAGGATCTCGGGCTTCCGGCCGGCGACGTAGTAGCGCACCACCCCGTAGGAGACGTCCGCCCCGTGCTCCTCGACCAGCCGGTGGAAGATCCGGGTGACCGTGTGCCGCTGCTTGCGCGGTGCGTCCAGATCTGTTCGCAGGATCTCGTCGATCACCGGCTTGTACGGATCCAGCGTGGTGGCTCGGGGAGGCAGCTTCTTGCGCGGCTCCGGCCAGGAAGAATCCAGCGCCTTGCGCACGGTCCGCCACGTCACGCCGTGCTTGCGTTCAAGCTCCCTCATCGACATGCCGCCGCGATGGTCACGCCGGATCGCCGCGTACAGCTCGACCTTCGACATCTGCGGCATGACCAGCACCTTTCGCCAAGAGCATCCCGATGCTGCCCTGGCAAGAGACCTGGTGCCTCCCAAACTCAGGTTCTGGTCCAGCTTCTGTGGTGTGCCTACTCCCTGTGATCGTTGATCTTGCTGATACGTCCCGCGAGATCGTCCGGAAACTGCCAGGGACGGCCCCGTTCGGGCTGATGGTTCTGGGCTGTGCGCGAGGAACTGCTCCGCCTGGAAGAGCTGCTCTTCCTGGCGGCTCCGGAGATCAGGGTGGTGTCGGTGCAGGACGACGGTGAGGCGATCCGAGTCGGGGTCAGATGTGTGACGGCCGGTGCTCGGTGCCCGGGCTGCGGGAGCTGGTCGGGACGGGTTCATGGCTCCTACCTGCGGTTTCCCGCTGACCTTCCCGTTGTGGGGCGGCGGGTGGTACTGCGGCTTCGTGTCCGGCGCTTCACCTGCGAAGACGTTTCCTGCGGGCGGCGAACGTTCGTCGAGCAGGTCGGGGGCCTGACTCGCCGATACGGCCAACGGACCGAACGAATGCGGTCGGTGCTGGCCGAGGTAGGCCTCGCCCTGGCCGGCCGCGCCGGCGCCCGGCTGGCCGACGTCTTCGGGGCGAGGGTCAGCCGGAACACGGTTCTGCGGCTGGTCGACGCTCTCCCGGAGCCTCAACCGCGGATCCCACGGGTAGTCGGCGTCGATGAGTACGCGATGCGCAAGGGGCGCGTTTACGGGACCGTGCTGGTCGACGTCGAGACCCGCAGACCGGTGGACCTGTTGCCGGATCGCGAGGCGGGCACTGTCGCGGCCTGGCTGACCCAGCGCCCGGGGATCGAGGTCGTCTGTCGCGACCGCGCCCCGTTCTTTGCCGAGGGTGCCAGAATCGGGGCGCCTACCGCTGTCCAGGTCGCCGACCGGTTCCACCTGTGGCGCAACCTCGGCGAAGCGGTCGAGCGGTGCGTCTCCCGCCACCGCGCTTGCCTCCGTGTGACCGCCGCAGAGCCGCCCGTGGACAAGACGCTGGCACCAGAATCGGCCGACATCGATTCGCCCTGGCCAACCGGGCACCGGTTCGCTGATCGCACCCGCGCTAAGCACGCTACCGTCCACGCGTTGCTGGCCGCTGGCCACAGCCGACGCTCGATCCAGCGCCAGCTCGGCATGACCTACCGGACTGTTCAGCGGCTTGCGGACGCCGCGGCCCCGGAAGACCTGTTCCAGGGACAGTGGCAGAACCGCAGGACCAAGCTCGACGACTTCAAGCCGTACCTGCACGAGCGATGGGCCGAGGGCTGCACGAACGCCTGGACTCTGTGGGAAGAGATCAAGACGCACGGCTACACCGGCGGATACGGAGCCGTCCGCGCCTACCTCCAGCCGTTTCGCACAACCCCGACCGCACCGGAAGCCCGTCCGCCGTCCCCACGGACGGTCGCCGGCTGGATCCTGACTCACCCCGACACCCTGCCGGAGAGCGAGCGGCTGAAGCTCAAATCCGTCCTCGCCTGCTGCCCTGAACTGGATGCCCTCACCGGGCACGTCCGCGCGTTCGGGCAGATGCTCACCCAGCTCCAGGGGGACCAGCTCCCGCAATGGATCAAGGCGGTCCGCGCCGAAGACCTCCCCCGTCTCCACACCTTCGTCAACGGCCTCGAACGGGATCTCGCCGCCGTCACCGCCGGGCTCACACTGCCCTGGAGCTCCGGCGTCGTAGAAGGCCACGTCAACCGGATCAAAATGATCAAGCGTCAGATGTATGGCCGGGCCGGCTTCGACCTGTTGCGGAAGCGAGTCCTGCTGGCCTGACCGCAGCTCCGTCACTCAACGAGCGGAGCCGTTCAGCTGATCGCAAGCAGCACGGGATCCAGGCCCAGCTTGCTCCGGCATGAGTCGACGGCCCGTGCGACCCAGGCGGTCACTGCATCGTGATCTGCTGCGATCACGTGAAGCTCACGTGCCTTCTCCTGGGCTTCGACCATCCAGGGCGCCAGCGCGTCCTCTCGTAGGACTCGCTCAAAGAGATCGCGGGCCGTGTCCGTGTCCCCGACCAGGGCGGCTGCGATCCCGGCGTCGAAGCTCTCCCAGAGGAATCCCCGCCGCAGCGGCCTGGCCGTCAGGTACCGGGCGACGTCCGCCAGAGCCGGGAACTTCTCCCTCAGCACAGTCACCTCCGCCGCGGCCCGTCGGCCGAGTTCGAGTGCCAGCGGCGTGAACTGGTCCTCGGCGCGGAACAGCTCGGGTCCGGTTCGGGCTGTCTCCGCATGGAAGGCCAGGTGGTCCACGTCGTGCCACAGCCACATCGCACCGACGTGCAGACCGCTGCCGGCAGTGCGCGGCGGAGCGAACTCCACAACCCCGAGCCACCACCCGTGATCATCAATCCACACCCGCGACCGCCCACGCTGGGCCAGGCCGAGCGGCTTCAGGGATTCCCGCGCCGCGGAGGTGATGATCCGGAGGGCCGGACTGCGATCTGCCATGACCGGCATTATCAACCGTCCCACCGACACCACCGTCGGTCGTGGTGGCACGTCACCATGCGCAGAGCCGTTCAACAACACTGAGCGTCACCGCTCCACAGAAGTTGGACCAGAACCCGAGAGAGGGAGTCGTTTCGCGATGGTTGTGGGGGTCACCTTCTAGCTGAGTTTGTGCTGTGAGTGAGGGGCCTCGCGTTTTCCGGACAGGTGTCTGACCGTCTATTTCACGCGGCGATTCGCAACTTCTCGTATTCGGCGTGGACTTCGCGTGGAGGGCGGTAACCCACCGCCGAGTGGAGGCGTTTGCGATTGTACCAGAATTCGATGTAGCGAGTGATGTCCTGCCGAGCGGCCTCGCGGGTCAGGTAAGTCACCCTTGATACACGCTCGTTCTTCAGGGAGCCGAAGAATGATTCGGCCATGGCGTTGTCGAAACAGATCCCGGTGCGGCCGGAGGATCTGCGGAGCCCGAACCGGTCGAGCGTCTTCCCAAATTCGGCTGACATGTAGTTGCTTCCGCGGTCGGAGTGAAATATCGCGCCGGCCGAGAGGTTCCTGTTCCGTGCGGCGTTGCGGATCGCCCTGGATATCAGTGGGGTTTGGTAGTGGTCGTCCATCGCGTAACCGATGACTTCCTTCGTGCAGCAGTCGATGACCGTTGCGAGGTACAGCCAGCCTTCCCCGGTCGCGATGTAGGTAATGTCGCCGACGAGTTTTTCGCCGGGTGTGTCAGCGGTGAAGTTGCGGCCGACGAGGTCCGGCACCTGGCCGACTGTGGCCTGGGTGAGGCTGAACCTCTTCGGCCGCGGCTGGCAGGGCTCAAGGCCCAGCTCGCGCATGAGCCGGCGGACCAGTTCCAGGCCGGTGGTGATGTCCCAGCGGTCCAGCTGTGCCTGGATGCGCCGGTGGCCGTAGGTGCCGTCGGACATGTCGAAGGCTTTCTCGATGAGCAGTTTCAGTTCGTCGCGCCGTTGGGCCGTCGCGGATTCCGGCGGATCGCCAGTCGTAGTAGCCGGATCTGGATACGCCGAGTCGGCCGCACATGAACTCGACGCTGTATGCGTACTCCTCGGTGTCGAGCCGCATCTCGTCGATGAACTCGTACTTGCTTGCTACCGGGGATCCTTCGCGAAGTACGCTGCGGCTTTTTTCAGGAAGGTAACTTCCATCTCCAGCTCGCGGTTGCGTCGTTCGAGTTCCTTCAGACGCGCCCGCTCGTTCACCGTCAGTTCCGCGTCGGGAGCCGGTTCCTGCTGCTTCTGGTGCTTCTTGACCCAGCCGCGTAGCGTCTCCGGGTTCAGCTCAAGCTCCCGGGCGACTTCGGAGATCGTCTTGCTTGACCTCAACGCGATCTGGACGGCTTCCTCGCGGAACTCCGGCGAGTACTTGCTGGGTGGCGCCACTTCTTCCTCGTTTCCTGTTCAGGACAACCCTATTGGGTCCCTGTCCGGAAACTTCGTGGCCCCTCAGAGTTGGTTCTGGCGCTGGTTGAGGGCTTGCGGTGGGACGGTGAGGTGTGTGTATCCCGCTGGGGGCCTCATGGGGACTTCGCAGTCGAAGGTGGATCCGTGCGCCACGATCCGCCGGGATCACCGTGAGGGGATGTCTTGATCTGGGGCTGTGTAGAGTCCCACCGGGCCGGAGGTGTGGCGGCATGCCGGACCTGGTTCTGGCCGTCTGTCACGGGCCTCAATCGACTTTCGCGCCGGGCCATCGAGGGCCTAGTGTTCGGGCAAAGAGTGACCCACGAGGAGTTGAGACATGCTCGGTTGTCCGAGCGCGCGTTGACGTTGTAGGCCGTGATCGGCCTGTCATCGCGTGCTGCCCTTGATGTTGCGGCACAGCGAGCCTTCCCCTGCCTGAACCGTCGGTGCACCTGTTGTGCGCCGGGTGGCGGGCCTCGTCGTCGGCAAATCCAAGGGATCCCCGTGCCGTCCGCTGTATCCGATTCCAGTCGACCTGTTCCGTCAAGCCTGTGGCGGGACGGCGACTTCCGCAGACTCTGGGTGGGCCAGACGGCCTCTCAACTCGGCGAACATGCAAGTCTGGTGGTACTTCCGCTCTTCGCCGTCCTGACGCTCAACGCCAGTGCCGGCCAGCTGGGCGTCCTCCGCGCGGTGGGGCAGGCGCCGATCCTGCTGCTCTCGCTCTTCGTCGGCGCGTGGGTGGACAGGTGGCGGACCCGCACGGTGATGGTGCTGACGGACGTCGGCCGGACCCTGGCACTGGGCGCCGCCGCCGTGGCCGGCCTCCTTGGCTGGCTCGGCCTGCCCGCGCTGCTCGTGGTCGCCTTCGCCGTCGGGGCCCTGTCCGTGTTCTTCGATGTGGCATACCAGGCGTCTCTCGTACGGCTGGTGAAACACAATCAGCTGGTGCGGGGCAACAGCGCACTCGAGGGCAGCCGGTCCGCCGCCCAGATCGGCGGTCCCGCCCTCGGCGGCGCGTTGGTGTCCCTGCTGTCGGCGCCGATCGCTGCCGCCTCCAGCGCGCTGTTCTTCGCGCTGTCGTTCCTGTCGATCCGACGGATCCGTCGCCGTGAATCGATCCCGAAGAGCTCGGAACGTCCCCCTCGCATATGGCGGCGGATCCATGAGGGCCTCCGGTTTGTCATCAGCGATAGCTCACTGCGGACCGTGTGCCTCGCCTCGGCCGCCTTCCAGTTCTCCTTCGCGGCCATGATGACCGTCTATCTGCTCTTCCTGCCGCGGGAACTGCACCTGTCGGGCACCACCGTCGGGCTGGCGCTCGCGGCGACGGGGCCGGGCGCGCTCCTGGGCTCGATGCTGGCCGCCCGCCTGCCGAGCCGGTTCGGCTATGGTTCGGTGCTCGTGTCCGCGGCGGCACTCGGCGACGGCGCGTTCCTATGCGTGCCCGCGCTGCACGGCCCCTCTGCGGTGACGATCCCCACGCTCCTTGCGGTCAACTTCGTGTTAGGGACCGGCGGCCAGTTGGTGAACGTCACGGTCATGGCCGTCCGGCAGGCTGTCACCCCGGACGGGATGCAAGGCCGCGCGGCCGCGACGATCACGTTTGTCGGCATGGGACTGACCCCGCTTGGCTCTCTGCTCGGCGGATTTCTCGCGGAGGAGTGGGGGTTGCGCGCGAGCCTTCTGGTGACGGCCGCAGGCATGATGCTGTCCCCAGTGCTGATGGCTTTGTCCCCGCTGGCACGCTTGGGACGGGCGCTTCCGGCCTCACAGGACGCGCCGCCGACGCCCGCCCACCCTGACCCACGAAACGGCCCTCGGTGACACCGGTGCAGCTCGACGTTCCCGCTAATGACTTGGGGGCGAACGGCAATGTCTGGGCTCTGGGTGTAGCTGTTGGTCATTGTGGTGACTGGCTTTATCGAGCAGTAGTGGCTCTGGTCCACTTCGTGTGGGTGTGCACGCAGGGTGACTGTTGATCTTCGGGCGATGGCAGTTGAGGTCGCCCGAAAATCGCCCGGCTGGACGGTGGTGTGGTCGACAGTCCTTCGCCGTGAACGAAGTGCTGCCGCAGCTGGATGAGCTGCTGTTCTCCTCGGTCGAGGGCGTGTTGATCGAGTCGGTCGAGGTGACCGACACGGTCGTCC
The Streptomyces lunaelactis genome window above contains:
- the istA gene encoding IS21 family transposase, with product MSKVELYAAIRRDHRGGMSMRELERKHGVTWRTVRKALDSSWPEPRKKLPPRATTLDPYKPVIDEILRTDLDAPRKQRHTVTRIFHRLVEEHGADVSYGVVRYYVAGRKPEILVESGKAPLEAFVPQTHLPGHEAEVDFGDVTVRLAGELVTCYLFSFRLSYSGKAVHRVFASCGQEAFFEGHVHALRTLGGVPRTKVRYDNLKAAVARVLGQSRGRVEADRWIAFRSHFGIESFYCRPGIEGAHEKGGVEGMIGYFRRNHFVPVPEVSSLAELNEMVEQWDRQDDAGRIGSRPKTVAEYFALEQPLLMPLPEEPFETGRVFTPRVDRYGQIPVRTNRYSVPIRLIGKRVRVVLHASHLVVYDQNVEVARHERLIAKGAVRLDLDHYLEVLVRKPGAFPGSTALEQARSAGRFTPVHDAWWDQARRIHGERDGTRALIEVLLLGRHLPHEHVVAGLAAALRAGAMTADAVALEARKAAQAETEPTPSAGQLVSGKPSATVTSLHEWRLAHLPPDTRPLPSVTPYDQLLRRRRTSGGDHREGEAQ
- a CDS encoding ISL3 family transposase — translated: MREELLRLEELLFLAAPEIRVVSVQDDGEAIRVGVRCVTAGARCPGCGSWSGRVHGSYLRFPADLPVVGRRVVLRLRVRRFTCEDVSCGRRTFVEQVGGLTRRYGQRTERMRSVLAEVGLALAGRAGARLADVFGARVSRNTVLRLVDALPEPQPRIPRVVGVDEYAMRKGRVYGTVLVDVETRRPVDLLPDREAGTVAAWLTQRPGIEVVCRDRAPFFAEGARIGAPTAVQVADRFHLWRNLGEAVERCVSRHRACLRVTAAEPPVDKTLAPESADIDSPWPTGHRFADRTRAKHATVHALLAAGHSRRSIQRQLGMTYRTVQRLADAAAPEDLFQGQWQNRRTKLDDFKPYLHERWAEGCTNAWTLWEEIKTHGYTGGYGAVRAYLQPFRTTPTAPEARPPSPRTVAGWILTHPDTLPESERLKLKSVLACCPELDALTGHVRAFGQMLTQLQGDQLPQWIKAVRAEDLPRLHTFVNGLERDLAAVTAGLTLPWSSGVVEGHVNRIKMIKRQMYGRAGFDLLRKRVLLA
- a CDS encoding MFS transporter — protein: MWRDGDFRRLWVGQTASQLGEHASLVVLPLFAVLTLNASAGQLGVLRAVGQAPILLLSLFVGAWVDRWRTRTVMVLTDVGRTLALGAAAVAGLLGWLGLPALLVVAFAVGALSVFFDVAYQASLVRLVKHNQLVRGNSALEGSRSAAQIGGPALGGALVSLLSAPIAAASSALFFALSFLSIRRIRRRESIPKSSERPPRIWRRIHEGLRFVISDSSLRTVCLASAAFQFSFAAMMTVYLLFLPRELHLSGTTVGLALAATGPGALLGSMLAARLPSRFGYGSVLVSAAALGDGAFLCVPALHGPSAVTIPTLLAVNFVLGTGGQLVNVTVMAVRQAVTPDGMQGRAAATITFVGMGLTPLGSLLGGFLAEEWGLRASLLVTAAGMMLSPVLMALSPLARLGRALPASQDAPPTPAHPDPRNGPR